The Roseococcus microcysteis genome contains a region encoding:
- a CDS encoding NADP-dependent isocitrate dehydrogenase, whose translation MAKIKVKTPVVEMDGDEMTRIIWGFIKDRLILPYLDIDLKYYDLGIQHRDATDDQVTVDAANATKQYGVGVKCATITPDEARVAEFGLKKMWRSPNGTIRNILDGTIFREPIICKNVPRLVPHWSKPIVVGRHAYGDIYRAAETKIPGAGKATLTWTPADGGAPVEMEVTNFPAGGGVLMGMHNTRASIEGFARASLNYGLSRGYSVYFSHKNTILKAYDGEFKDIFRKVFDTEFADKFKAAGITYEDRLIDDMVACALKWEGGYVWACKNYDGDVQSDIVAQGFGSLGLMTSVLLSPDGQTVESEAAHGTVTRHYREHQKGRETSTNPIASIFAWTRGLAYRGKFDNTPDVTAFAEALEQVCIETVEGGQMTKDLAILIGKDQPYLSTQAFLAALDENLKKKMG comes from the coding sequence ATGGCCAAGATCAAGGTGAAAACCCCCGTCGTGGAGATGGACGGGGACGAGATGACGCGCATCATCTGGGGGTTCATCAAGGACCGCCTGATCCTCCCCTACCTCGACATTGACCTGAAGTACTACGACCTCGGCATCCAGCACCGCGACGCGACCGATGACCAGGTGACGGTGGATGCCGCCAACGCCACCAAGCAGTACGGCGTGGGCGTGAAGTGCGCGACCATCACCCCGGATGAGGCCCGCGTCGCCGAATTCGGCCTGAAGAAGATGTGGCGCAGCCCGAACGGCACCATCCGCAACATCCTCGACGGCACGATCTTCCGCGAGCCCATCATCTGCAAGAACGTGCCGCGCCTGGTGCCGCACTGGTCCAAGCCCATCGTGGTGGGCCGCCATGCCTATGGCGACATCTACCGCGCCGCCGAGACGAAGATCCCCGGCGCCGGCAAGGCCACGCTCACCTGGACGCCCGCCGATGGCGGCGCGCCGGTCGAGATGGAGGTGACCAACTTCCCCGCCGGCGGCGGCGTGCTGATGGGCATGCACAACACCCGCGCCAGCATCGAGGGCTTCGCCCGCGCCAGCCTGAACTACGGCCTCTCGCGCGGCTACAGCGTGTATTTCAGCCACAAGAACACGATCCTCAAGGCCTATGACGGCGAGTTCAAGGACATCTTCCGCAAGGTGTTCGACACGGAATTCGCCGACAAGTTCAAGGCCGCCGGCATCACCTACGAGGACCGGCTGATTGACGACATGGTGGCCTGCGCCCTGAAGTGGGAAGGCGGCTATGTCTGGGCCTGCAAGAACTACGATGGCGACGTGCAGTCGGACATCGTGGCGCAGGGCTTCGGCTCGCTCGGCCTCATGACCTCCGTGCTGCTGTCGCCCGACGGGCAGACGGTGGAGTCGGAAGCCGCGCATGGCACGGTGACGCGCCATTACCGCGAGCACCAGAAGGGCCGTGAGACCTCCACGAACCCCATCGCCTCCATCTTCGCCTGGACGCGCGGCCTGGCCTATCGCGGCAAGTTCGACAACACGCCGGACGTGACGGCCTTTGCCGAGGCGCTGGAGCAGGTCTGCATCGAGACCGTGGAAGGCGGGCAGATGACCAAGGACCTCGCCATCCTCATCGGCAAGGACCAGCCCTACCTCTCCACCCAGGCCTTCCTGGCCGCGCTGGACGAGAACCTGAAGAAGAAGATGGGCTGA
- the mmsB gene encoding 3-hydroxyisobutyrate dehydrogenase produces MARIGFVGLGNMGLPMARNLVRAGHEVAGYDLSAAAMDAAAEAGITRAQSAADAARGAGFVITMLPAGTHVREAWLGAGGMAEAAPPDAVLLDCSTIDVTTAREVASGRPMLDAPVSGGTMGAENGTLTFMVGGDAEAFARAKPILEAMGRTVVHCGASGAGQAAKLCNNMLLAISMIGTCEAFTLAEKLGLSHEALFEVASKSSGQCWSLTTYCPVPGPVPGSPANRGYAPGFATALMLKDLGLSQQAAGAVGAATPLGAAALTLYERFAADGGALRDFSGIIEMLREA; encoded by the coding sequence ATGGCGCGCATCGGCTTCGTGGGGCTCGGCAATATGGGCCTGCCCATGGCCCGCAACCTGGTCCGGGCGGGGCATGAGGTGGCGGGCTATGACCTCAGCGCCGCCGCCATGGACGCGGCGGCCGAGGCCGGCATCACCCGCGCGCAATCCGCGGCCGATGCGGCGCGCGGCGCGGGCTTCGTCATCACCATGCTGCCCGCCGGCACCCATGTGCGCGAGGCCTGGCTCGGCGCGGGCGGCATGGCCGAGGCCGCCCCGCCCGATGCCGTGCTGCTCGACTGCTCCACCATTGACGTGACCACGGCGCGGGAGGTGGCTTCGGGCCGGCCCATGCTGGACGCCCCCGTCTCGGGCGGCACCATGGGGGCGGAGAACGGCACGCTGACCTTCATGGTGGGCGGCGATGCCGAGGCCTTCGCCCGCGCGAAACCCATCCTGGAGGCGATGGGCCGGACCGTGGTGCATTGCGGCGCCTCGGGCGCGGGCCAGGCGGCCAAGCTCTGCAACAACATGCTGCTGGCCATCTCCATGATCGGCACCTGCGAGGCCTTCACCCTCGCCGAGAAGCTGGGCCTCAGCCATGAGGCGCTGTTCGAGGTGGCGAGCAAATCCTCCGGCCAGTGCTGGTCGCTGACCACCTATTGCCCCGTGCCGGGGCCTGTGCCGGGCAGCCCGGCCAACCGCGGCTATGCGCCGGGCTTCGCCACCGCGCTGATGCTGAAGGACCTTGGCCTGTCGCAGCAGGCGGCCGGCGCCGTGGGCGCGGCCACGCCGCTGGGGGCGGCGGCGCTGACGCTCTATGAGCGTTTCGCGGCCGATGGCGGGGCGCTGCGGGACTTCTCGGGCATCATCGAGATGCTGCGGGAGGCCTGA
- a CDS encoding DUF6311 domain-containing protein produces MRKQSAHGGRWPQRAALALVLLGGALAAVLTLGPRILDVNDLGWLLHGTLGPDPVAYLVAWMYFAPAPWTWPPGRNPDYGLELSSAIFYVDVVPAMAFLAKALRPLVEVPQYWGPWLVLSAALQAGFAWKLLGLAVRDPWARAFGALLFAWQPMLLNRMGGHFALVSQWALLWALWLCLRPAARGQTAWWMACLGTVALLNAYVLAMCAGLWVADLLGRLWRERAWGAALAQLVLVPAAFLSALWLAGYFTVTGEVAPMGLHYGLAQLDLTAPFDSTAWGWLLPGLPGLRHWEHGGSYLGAGTLLLLAMALWFVLRHGGAWAALRPHALLLLVLAGMLAFAISPNLAVAGQVFPLFDLPGFARRFADMLRSSERFFWPLGYALIFAAIAVLARHLARPWLRVVLMGAFVVQAVDVQAGMGQFRALVAAAPPIAAERLPDPFWDEAARRIQRVRAVPAGNFGEDWEELSRWTAPRGIPSDAVYLSRVDPALVEALNASVRAALEAGQWEAGTLYILRDDAVRALVEARRDPARDLLAEVDGITVFAPGWFHHSP; encoded by the coding sequence GTGAGGAAGCAAAGCGCACATGGCGGCCGGTGGCCCCAACGGGCCGCCCTGGCCCTCGTTCTCCTGGGCGGCGCGCTGGCGGCGGTGCTGACACTCGGCCCGCGCATCCTGGACGTGAACGACCTCGGCTGGCTGCTGCATGGCACGCTGGGGCCGGACCCCGTGGCCTACCTCGTCGCCTGGATGTATTTCGCGCCCGCCCCCTGGACCTGGCCGCCGGGGCGCAACCCCGATTACGGCCTCGAACTTTCCAGCGCCATCTTCTACGTGGATGTCGTGCCGGCAATGGCCTTCCTGGCCAAGGCGCTGCGCCCCCTGGTCGAGGTCCCGCAATACTGGGGCCCCTGGCTGGTGCTGAGCGCGGCGCTCCAGGCGGGCTTCGCCTGGAAGCTGCTGGGCCTCGCGGTGCGGGACCCCTGGGCGCGGGCCTTCGGCGCCCTCCTCTTCGCCTGGCAGCCCATGCTGCTGAACCGCATGGGCGGGCATTTCGCGCTGGTCAGCCAATGGGCGCTGCTCTGGGCGCTGTGGCTCTGCCTGCGGCCCGCGGCACGCGGGCAGACAGCGTGGTGGATGGCCTGCCTGGGCACGGTGGCCCTCCTCAACGCCTATGTGCTGGCCATGTGCGCGGGGCTCTGGGTCGCGGATTTGCTGGGGCGGCTGTGGCGGGAGCGCGCCTGGGGCGCCGCCCTGGCCCAGCTGGTGCTGGTGCCGGCGGCCTTCCTCTCCGCCCTCTGGCTCGCGGGCTATTTCACCGTGACGGGCGAGGTGGCGCCCATGGGGCTGCATTACGGCCTGGCGCAGCTCGACCTCACCGCCCCCTTCGACAGCACGGCCTGGGGCTGGCTGCTGCCCGGCCTGCCCGGGCTGCGGCATTGGGAGCATGGGGGCAGCTATCTCGGCGCCGGGACGCTGCTGCTGCTGGCCATGGCGCTGTGGTTCGTGCTGCGCCATGGCGGGGCCTGGGCGGCGCTGCGGCCGCATGCACTGCTGCTGCTGGTGCTGGCGGGGATGCTGGCGTTTGCCATTTCGCCCAACCTCGCCGTCGCGGGGCAGGTGTTCCCGCTGTTCGACCTGCCGGGTTTCGCGCGGCGCTTCGCGGACATGCTGCGCTCCTCCGAGCGCTTCTTCTGGCCGCTGGGCTATGCGCTGATCTTCGCCGCCATCGCCGTGCTGGCGCGGCACCTGGCGCGGCCCTGGCTAAGGGTGGTGCTGATGGGCGCCTTCGTGGTGCAGGCGGTGGATGTGCAGGCGGGCATGGGGCAGTTCCGCGCCCTGGTCGCCGCCGCGCCCCCCATCGCCGCCGAGCGCCTGCCCGACCCCTTCTGGGACGAGGCCGCGCGCCGCATCCAGCGCGTCCGCGCCGTCCCCGCCGGGAATTTCGGCGAGGATTGGGAGGAACTCAGCCGCTGGACCGCCCCCCGCGGCATCCCGAGCGACGCCGTCTATCTCTCCCGCGTGGACCCAGCGCTGGTCGAGGCGCTGAACGCAAGCGTGCGGGCGGCGCTGGAGGCGGGGCAGTGGGAGGCCGGCACCCTCTACATCCTGCGCGACGACGCGGTTCGCGCGCTGGTGGAGGCGCGCCGTGATCCGGCGCGCGATTTGCTGGCCGAGGTGGATGGCATCACGGTCTTCGCGCCGGGCTGGTTTCACCACTCGCCATAG
- a CDS encoding YecA family protein, with protein sequence MPVTPTEGRLSELCANSFLRLWCFPNPARDDGKELCDALVVFGEYIIIFFDRERVLRITEDQKTNELNWKRWQRKCINNQIDSLEGAERYIKSGRSIFLNRNKHTSLDAIVPKNAKFIKILVAHGAHNACKAYRPENIYGSLAVIYSKSPEIDFSMPFVIQLDSNNPVHVLDGHNFALILRELDTISDFISYIIEKERAISQVEYFNYCGEEDLLGYYMRSFDKISNNRVLIKDRDATGFMVEEGFWQSFVKDAIYRNTKKSNQSSYLWDRFIEKLFSFISLAEFKAGRFHQSDSPLFQMAKEPRFYRRMLSNRLNVAFKEFPAQVAGPTRKITLISSLTDEVVYIFVQIHGFVGVISDITAARHRLLEVSSFSALDRLPDKKKAIGFIFTAPKFSKDFDVEVITLNREDLSVEDIESLKLDQEKLKILRPETVMQVFHENEFIPPSSSAPRSARRNKVGRNTTCPCGSGKKYKYCCI encoded by the coding sequence ATGCCTGTGACTCCGACGGAAGGCCGACTCAGTGAGCTATGCGCCAATTCCTTCCTGCGCCTTTGGTGCTTTCCTAATCCTGCCAGAGATGACGGAAAAGAATTATGCGATGCACTCGTAGTATTTGGCGAATACATTATCATATTCTTTGATAGAGAAAGAGTATTACGAATTACAGAAGATCAAAAAACCAACGAACTCAATTGGAAGCGCTGGCAACGAAAATGCATAAATAACCAAATTGATAGCCTAGAGGGAGCAGAGCGTTATATAAAATCTGGTAGAAGTATCTTTCTCAACCGTAATAAACATACCTCATTAGATGCCATAGTGCCAAAAAATGCTAAATTTATAAAGATTTTGGTGGCTCATGGGGCGCATAACGCATGTAAAGCATACAGACCAGAAAATATATATGGTAGTCTAGCAGTAATTTACTCTAAAAGTCCTGAAATTGATTTCTCCATGCCCTTTGTTATTCAGCTGGATTCCAATAATCCGGTTCATGTTTTAGATGGACATAATTTTGCACTTATATTACGAGAACTCGATACTATCAGTGATTTTATTTCTTATATTATTGAAAAAGAAAGAGCGATTTCTCAGGTCGAGTATTTTAATTATTGTGGAGAGGAGGATTTGCTTGGCTATTATATGAGATCTTTTGATAAAATTTCTAATAATAGAGTACTCATAAAAGACCGCGATGCAACTGGATTTATGGTAGAAGAGGGATTCTGGCAGTCATTTGTCAAAGATGCAATTTATCGTAATACAAAAAAATCCAATCAATCTTCGTATTTATGGGATCGATTTATTGAAAAATTATTTTCTTTTATCTCACTAGCTGAATTTAAAGCGGGGCGATTTCATCAGAGCGATAGCCCGCTTTTTCAAATGGCAAAAGAGCCACGATTTTATAGGCGCATGCTGTCAAATCGCCTTAATGTAGCCTTCAAAGAATTTCCTGCGCAGGTAGCTGGACCAACACGAAAAATTACGTTGATATCGTCATTGACTGATGAGGTTGTTTATATTTTTGTGCAGATCCATGGCTTTGTCGGAGTTATTTCTGATATTACTGCAGCTCGTCATCGCTTACTCGAAGTCTCTTCGTTTTCCGCGCTTGATCGGCTTCCTGATAAGAAAAAGGCAATTGGTTTTATTTTTACAGCACCAAAATTTTCTAAAGATTTTGATGTAGAAGTTATTACATTAAATAGAGAGGATCTTTCGGTAGAGGATATAGAAAGTCTTAAATTAGACCAGGAAAAACTTAAAATACTTCGGCCCGAGACAGTTATGCAGGTGTTTCACGAAAACGAATTTATTCCTCCTTCGTCAAGCGCTCCACGATCAGCGCGACGTAATAAGGTTGGTCGAAATACTACCTGTCCTTGTGGGTCGGGCAAGAAATATAAGTATTGCTGCATATAA
- a CDS encoding DUF599 domain-containing protein, whose amino-acid sequence MTGWPISPLDLAALLVFLGCWTGYSAVVDRIPSIRSRSVIAAMDMHRRTWMRALLTRDNRISDTAIIGNLMASTSFLANTSIFILAGLVALLGAPDLGQRALSALPFAQPPATDFAWELRIFLLVFIFVRAFFELTWALRQFNYCSIVVGGIGMGDAALPQADMAAEVANRAARHFNTGLRAYYFGLAALTWILHPVALILASLLVLRELHRREFRSVVREALTRG is encoded by the coding sequence ATGACCGGCTGGCCGATCAGCCCGCTCGACCTCGCGGCCCTGCTGGTCTTCCTGGGCTGCTGGACGGGCTATTCGGCGGTGGTGGACCGCATTCCCTCCATCCGCTCGCGCTCCGTCATCGCGGCGATGGACATGCACCGCCGCACCTGGATGCGCGCGCTGCTGACGCGCGACAACCGCATCAGCGACACGGCCATCATCGGCAACCTGATGGCCAGCACCTCCTTCCTGGCCAATACCTCCATCTTCATCCTGGCGGGCCTGGTGGCGCTGCTGGGCGCGCCCGATCTTGGGCAGCGGGCGCTCTCCGCCCTGCCCTTCGCCCAGCCGCCCGCCACCGACTTCGCCTGGGAGCTGCGGATCTTCCTGCTGGTCTTCATCTTCGTGCGCGCCTTCTTCGAGCTGACCTGGGCGCTGCGCCAGTTCAACTACTGCTCGATCGTGGTGGGCGGCATCGGCATGGGCGACGCCGCCCTGCCCCAGGCCGACATGGCGGCCGAGGTCGCCAACCGCGCCGCGCGCCACTTCAACACCGGCCTGCGCGCCTATTATTTCGGCCTGGCCGCGCTGACATGGATTCTTCACCCGGTGGCCCTGATCCTGGCGTCGCTGCTGGTGCTACGTGAGCTGCACCGGCGGGAATTCCGCTCGGTGGTGCGGGAGGCGTTGACGCGTGGATAG
- a CDS encoding alkaline phosphatase D family protein: MVRHVLELSRRGALRGATGLAALAALAPRPLRAQAPGPLFTLGVASGDPWPDSVVLWTRLAPAPLEDGGGMGNDAVPVAWEVAEDDGFRRVIARGEAVARPESAHAVHVEAGGLRPGRPYFYRFTAQGQQSRVGRTRTAPAPGEAAALNFLAAGCQNYEHGHFTAWHHAAREEDVAFVFHYGDYIYEHAGRRPGQGGWGPVVRSHHGPATYTLDQYRSRHAQYRTDPDLADAQAAHPFITTYDDHEVENNWAAMQSQRDGTGRFRDVVVTPEEFALRAAAAFQAWYEHTPVRPGARPRAEHITAYRRLRFGSLLDFHALDTRRFRDDQPCGDGTRIPCEAVARPDAQMLGPVQEAWLREGLREGRGTWQVLGQQVFFTPRVFPGGPISMDSWDGYPAARARVLDMLEGRNAVVLTGDVHRAWAGDIQRRPEGPALGVEFVTTSISSEGDGSEAQPTAEGVLRNNPHLRFHSNRRGYTRHEVRADQLSAIYRAVPYVERPGAPREDRAHLVTLAGRPGIVPG, from the coding sequence GTGGTTCGTCATGTCCTGGAATTGTCGCGGCGCGGGGCGCTGCGCGGGGCCACGGGGCTTGCGGCGCTGGCGGCCCTCGCCCCGCGCCCGCTGCGCGCCCAGGCGCCGGGCCCGCTCTTCACGCTGGGCGTCGCCTCGGGCGATCCGTGGCCGGATTCGGTGGTGCTCTGGACGCGCCTCGCCCCCGCGCCGCTGGAGGATGGCGGCGGCATGGGAAATGACGCCGTGCCCGTGGCCTGGGAGGTGGCGGAGGATGACGGCTTCCGCCGCGTCATCGCGCGCGGCGAGGCCGTGGCCCGCCCCGAATCCGCGCACGCCGTGCATGTCGAGGCGGGCGGGCTGCGGCCGGGGCGCCCCTATTTCTACCGCTTCACCGCCCAGGGCCAGCAAAGCCGCGTGGGCCGCACCCGCACCGCCCCCGCGCCCGGCGAGGCCGCCGCGCTGAACTTCCTGGCCGCCGGCTGCCAGAACTACGAGCACGGCCACTTCACCGCCTGGCACCACGCCGCGCGCGAGGAGGATGTGGCCTTCGTCTTCCACTATGGCGACTACATCTACGAGCATGCCGGCCGCCGCCCGGGCCAGGGCGGCTGGGGCCCGGTGGTGCGCTCCCACCACGGCCCGGCGACCTACACGCTCGACCAATACCGCAGCCGCCACGCGCAATACCGCACCGACCCGGACCTCGCCGACGCCCAGGCCGCCCACCCCTTCATCACCACCTATGACGACCATGAGGTGGAGAACAACTGGGCCGCGATGCAAAGCCAGCGCGACGGAACGGGCCGCTTCCGCGACGTGGTCGTGACCCCCGAGGAATTCGCGCTGCGCGCCGCCGCCGCCTTCCAGGCCTGGTATGAGCACACGCCCGTCCGCCCCGGCGCCCGCCCGCGCGCGGAGCACATCACGGCCTACCGCCGCCTGCGCTTCGGCAGCCTGCTGGATTTCCACGCGCTCGACACCCGCCGCTTCCGCGACGATCAGCCCTGTGGCGACGGCACGCGAATCCCCTGCGAGGCGGTGGCGCGGCCGGACGCGCAGATGCTGGGCCCTGTGCAGGAGGCATGGCTGCGCGAGGGCCTGCGCGAGGGGCGCGGCACCTGGCAGGTGCTGGGTCAGCAGGTCTTCTTCACGCCGCGGGTCTTCCCTGGCGGCCCCATCAGCATGGACAGCTGGGATGGCTACCCCGCCGCCCGCGCCCGCGTGCTGGACATGCTGGAAGGCCGCAACGCCGTGGTGCTGACGGGCGATGTGCATCGCGCCTGGGCGGGCGACATCCAGCGCAGGCCCGAGGGCCCGGCGCTGGGGGTGGAATTCGTCACCACCTCCATCAGCAGCGAGGGCGATGGCAGCGAGGCCCAGCCCACCGCCGAGGGGGTGCTGCGGAACAACCCCCATCTGCGCTTCCACAGCAACCGCCGCGGCTACACGCGGCACGAGGTGCGGGCGGACCAGCTCAGCGCCATCTACCGCGCCGTGCCCTATGTGGAACGCCCCGGCGCGCCGCGCGAGGATAGGGCGCATCTGGTGACGCTGGCAGGAAGGCCGGGCATCGTGCCGGGTTGA
- a CDS encoding 2-hydroxychromene-2-carboxylate isomerase, whose product MHVDYYYSLNSPWAYLGSTRFEAMCAKHGATVMPYPVDFGVIFPASGGLPLPKRAPQRQAYRLMELARWSRHLNLPLNPQPSSFPFNEPPIAAAVIALRETQGVVPAIKLSHRIMRAIWADDVNPADPATFATLAADVGLDGPALLKLAEDPQWLDRRRTDSEAALERGVFGAPSFVIEGEIFWGQDRLDFVERKLAGQG is encoded by the coding sequence ATGCATGTGGATTACTACTACTCGCTGAACTCCCCCTGGGCCTATCTCGGCTCCACGCGCTTCGAGGCGATGTGCGCGAAGCACGGGGCGACCGTGATGCCCTACCCCGTGGATTTCGGGGTGATCTTCCCGGCCTCGGGCGGCTTGCCGCTCCCCAAGCGCGCCCCGCAGCGCCAGGCCTACCGGCTGATGGAGCTGGCGCGCTGGAGCCGCCACCTGAACCTGCCGCTGAACCCGCAGCCCTCCTCCTTCCCCTTCAACGAGCCGCCCATCGCCGCCGCCGTGATCGCGCTGCGCGAGACGCAGGGCGTGGTGCCGGCCATCAAGCTCTCGCACCGCATCATGCGCGCCATCTGGGCCGATGACGTGAACCCGGCCGACCCCGCCACCTTCGCGACCCTGGCCGCCGATGTGGGGCTGGACGGCCCCGCCCTGCTGAAGCTGGCCGAGGACCCGCAATGGCTCGACCGCCGCCGCACGGACAGCGAGGCGGCGCTGGAGCGCGGCGTCTTCGGCGCCCCCAGCTTCGTCATCGAGGGCGAGATCTTCTGGGGCCAGGACCGGCTGGACTTCGTGGAACGGAAGCTCGCCGGCCAGGGGTGA
- a CDS encoding carboxymuconolactone decarboxylase family protein, with translation MPRFTPLTEATMTTRQREVAANIGSGARAGVKGPFPAWLHSPEMAERLQNVGRFMRWESSLPPRLSELAILVTAKRWRARFEWYAHHKMAMDGGLSPAIAEDVRLGRTPSNMAEDEAAVFRFVSEVQATGDVSDEAFEDAKRLFGEKGCAELLGITGYYTAVSFTLNVDRVALPEGVPDPFPD, from the coding sequence ATGCCCCGCTTCACGCCATTGACGGAAGCCACCATGACCACCCGCCAGCGCGAGGTCGCCGCCAATATCGGCTCGGGCGCGCGGGCCGGCGTGAAGGGGCCTTTCCCCGCCTGGCTGCACAGCCCCGAGATGGCCGAGCGGCTGCAGAATGTCGGCCGCTTCATGCGCTGGGAAAGCAGCCTGCCGCCGCGCCTCTCCGAACTCGCCATCCTCGTCACCGCGAAGCGCTGGCGCGCGCGCTTCGAATGGTATGCCCACCACAAGATGGCGATGGATGGCGGCCTCAGCCCCGCCATCGCGGAGGATGTGCGCCTGGGCCGCACCCCCTCCAACATGGCCGAGGACGAGGCCGCCGTCTTCCGCTTCGTCTCCGAGGTGCAGGCCACGGGCGATGTCAGCGACGAGGCCTTCGAGGACGCCAAGCGCCTCTTCGGCGAGAAGGGCTGCGCCGAACTGCTCGGCATCACCGGCTACTACACCGCCGTCTCCTTCACCCTGAACGTGGACCGCGTGGCCCTGCCCGAGGGCGTGCCCGACCCCTTCCCGGATTGA
- a CDS encoding sulfatase-like hydrolase/transferase translates to MAVRNVLFIMCDQLRWDHLGCAGHPHLRTPNLDRLAARGVRFDQAYVQSGICGPSRMSFYTGRYVASHGATHNRVPLSVGEVTLGWHLREAGRTLALAGKTHMLPDAHGMKRLLLDGQDELAVLLREGWFTLLDRHDGHHAETQSAYAHWLRAQGYDSQDPWTDYVIAATDTDGSIRNGWKMRHARLPARVREEHSETAYTTDQALRFIAAQGDTPWVLHLSYVKPHWPYIAPAPYHAMYGPEHALPVRRHAAERGNDAHPVLREFQQEEVAQSFQNDACIAAVRPTYMGLITQVDDHLGRVWDLLERMGRWEDTLVVFTSDHGDYLGDHWLGEKELFHDCIQRVPMILYDPSREADAKRGAVETRFVEAIDLVPTFLDALGLPEAPHVLEGRSLLGLTRGTATEWREAAISELDITFRAARRRLGLPTGQHRGFMLRTAEWKYIHWTSGLPPQLYDLRADPDEFHDLGQDPAHEARRVAMRERLLAWATNLKCRTTLTWAEAEFRTDRHKAAGVFYGEW, encoded by the coding sequence ATGGCCGTGCGGAACGTGCTCTTCATCATGTGCGACCAGCTGCGCTGGGACCATCTGGGCTGCGCCGGCCACCCGCATCTGCGCACGCCCAACCTGGACCGCCTGGCCGCGCGCGGGGTGCGCTTCGACCAGGCCTATGTGCAGTCGGGCATCTGCGGCCCCTCGCGGATGAGCTTCTACACGGGCCGCTATGTCGCGAGCCACGGCGCCACCCACAACCGCGTGCCGCTCTCCGTGGGCGAGGTCACGCTGGGCTGGCATCTGCGCGAGGCGGGGCGCACCCTTGCCTTGGCGGGAAAGACCCACATGCTGCCCGACGCGCATGGCATGAAGCGCCTGCTGCTCGACGGTCAGGATGAGCTGGCGGTGCTGCTGCGCGAGGGCTGGTTCACCCTGCTGGACCGCCATGACGGCCACCACGCCGAGACGCAATCCGCCTACGCCCATTGGCTGCGCGCCCAGGGCTATGACAGCCAGGACCCCTGGACGGACTACGTCATCGCCGCCACCGACACGGATGGCAGCATCCGCAACGGCTGGAAGATGCGCCACGCCCGCCTGCCCGCCCGCGTGCGCGAGGAACACAGCGAGACCGCCTACACCACCGACCAGGCGCTGCGCTTCATCGCGGCGCAGGGCGATACGCCGTGGGTGCTGCATCTTTCCTATGTGAAGCCGCACTGGCCCTACATCGCCCCCGCCCCCTATCACGCGATGTATGGGCCCGAACACGCGCTGCCCGTCCGTCGCCACGCGGCGGAACGCGGCAACGACGCCCACCCCGTCCTGCGCGAATTCCAGCAGGAGGAGGTGGCGCAGAGCTTCCAGAACGACGCCTGCATCGCGGCCGTGCGCCCCACCTATATGGGCCTCATCACCCAGGTGGACGACCATCTCGGCCGCGTGTGGGATTTGCTGGAGCGCATGGGGCGCTGGGAGGACACGCTGGTCGTCTTCACCTCCGACCATGGCGACTATCTGGGCGACCATTGGCTGGGCGAGAAGGAACTCTTCCACGACTGCATCCAGCGCGTGCCGATGATCCTCTACGATCCATCACGCGAGGCCGACGCCAAGCGCGGCGCCGTCGAGACGCGCTTCGTGGAGGCCATCGACCTGGTGCCCACCTTCCTCGACGCGCTGGGCCTGCCCGAGGCGCCGCATGTGCTGGAGGGGCGATCCCTGCTCGGCCTCACGCGCGGCACCGCGACGGAGTGGCGCGAGGCGGCGATCAGCGAACTCGACATCACCTTCCGCGCGGCGCGGCGGCGGCTTGGTCTGCCCACCGGCCAGCATCGCGGCTTCATGCTGCGCACCGCGGAGTGGAAATACATCCACTGGACCAGCGGCCTGCCGCCGCAGCTCTATGACCTCCGCGCCGACCCTGACGAATTCCACGACCTGGGGCAGGACCCCGCGCATGAGGCCAGGCGCGTGGCGATGCGCGAGCGCCTGCTGGCATGGGCCACCAACCTCAAATGCCGCACCACCCTGACCTGGGCCGAGGCCGAGTTCCGCACCGATCGCCACAAGGCCGCCGGCGTTTTCTATGGCGAGTGGTGA